Proteins encoded in a region of the Haloglomus salinum genome:
- a CDS encoding adenosylhomocysteinase translates to MTESITARVEDPDAARESGRQKMAWARQHMPILESLREEFRDEQPLDGEVVGMAMHVEAKTAVLTETLAEAGAEVAITGCNPLSTHDDVSVALDAHDSITSYAERGVDDEAYYEAMEAVIGHEPTITVDDGGDLVFRIHEEHPHLIESIVGGCEETTTGVHRLRAMAEDGALDYPMFAVNDTPMKRLFDNVHGTGEASLSNISMTTNLSFAGKTVVVAGYGYCGRGVAKKAAGQNAHVVVTEVDPRRALEAHMEGYEVLPMREAAAEGDIFVTTTGNRDVITREDFREMQDGVVLANAGHFDVEINLDQLEEMADSHEEVRDGVEAYQLPDGRHINVLAEGRLVNLASPIALGHPVEVMDQSFGVQAVCVRELVENPDDYGAGVHEVPDDLDREVAEVKLDAEGIDIDALSADQEEYMGSWDHGT, encoded by the coding sequence ATGACCGAGTCCATCACCGCCCGGGTCGAGGACCCCGACGCGGCCCGCGAATCCGGCCGACAGAAGATGGCGTGGGCACGCCAGCACATGCCCATCCTGGAGTCGCTGCGCGAGGAGTTCCGCGACGAGCAGCCCCTCGACGGCGAGGTGGTCGGGATGGCCATGCACGTCGAGGCGAAGACCGCGGTCCTGACCGAGACGCTCGCCGAGGCGGGCGCCGAGGTCGCCATCACTGGCTGCAACCCGCTCTCGACGCACGACGACGTGAGCGTCGCGCTCGACGCGCACGACTCCATCACCTCCTACGCCGAGCGCGGCGTGGACGACGAGGCGTACTACGAGGCGATGGAGGCCGTCATCGGCCACGAGCCGACCATCACCGTCGACGACGGTGGGGACCTCGTCTTCCGCATCCACGAGGAGCACCCGCACCTCATCGAGAGCATCGTCGGCGGCTGCGAGGAGACGACCACCGGCGTCCACCGGCTCCGCGCGATGGCCGAGGACGGCGCGCTCGACTACCCGATGTTCGCCGTCAACGACACGCCGATGAAGCGGCTGTTCGACAACGTCCACGGCACGGGCGAGGCCTCGCTGTCGAACATCTCGATGACGACGAACCTCTCGTTCGCCGGGAAGACGGTCGTCGTCGCCGGCTACGGCTACTGCGGCCGCGGCGTCGCGAAGAAGGCCGCCGGACAGAACGCCCACGTCGTCGTCACGGAGGTCGACCCCCGGCGCGCGCTGGAGGCGCACATGGAGGGCTACGAGGTCCTGCCGATGCGCGAGGCCGCCGCCGAGGGCGACATCTTCGTCACGACCACGGGCAACCGCGACGTCATCACTCGCGAGGACTTCCGGGAGATGCAGGACGGCGTCGTGCTCGCCAACGCCGGGCACTTCGACGTGGAGATCAACCTCGACCAGCTCGAGGAGATGGCCGACTCGCACGAAGAGGTCCGCGACGGCGTCGAGGCGTACCAGCTCCCCGACGGCCGGCACATCAACGTCCTCGCGGAGGGGCGACTCGTCAACCTCGCCTCGCCCATCGCGCTCGGGCACCCGGTCGAGGTGATGGACCAATCGTTCGGCGTACAGGCGGTCTGCGTGCGCGAACTCGTCGAGAACCCCGACGACTACGGCGCGGGCGTCCACGAGGTGCCCGATGACCTGGACCGCGAGGTCGCGGAGGTCAAACTCGACGCCGAGGGTATCGATATCGACGCGCTGAGCGCCGACCAGGAGGAGTACATGGGCTCCTGGGACCACGGGACCTGA
- a CDS encoding DUF5790 family protein: MSQSTFDDDELFDEATMEMREEVEAALAEARAALPEPDSIWDVEADNTLGVLNALKGALDLGDAEEHLREAKKQFVLGQRADAFEDADDLEDEIGELEELFGDIETAHEEVSDLASTIPGVRSALEDAHEAAEADQEEEGEEEEEEEEEE, from the coding sequence ATGAGTCAGTCCACCTTCGACGACGACGAGCTGTTCGATGAGGCGACGATGGAGATGCGCGAGGAGGTCGAGGCCGCCCTCGCCGAGGCCCGTGCCGCGCTCCCCGAGCCCGACAGCATCTGGGACGTGGAAGCCGACAACACGCTGGGCGTGCTGAACGCGCTGAAGGGCGCGCTCGACCTCGGTGATGCCGAGGAGCACCTCCGCGAGGCGAAGAAGCAGTTCGTCCTCGGCCAGCGCGCCGACGCGTTCGAGGACGCCGACGACCTCGAGGACGAGATCGGCGAGCTGGAGGAGCTGTTCGGCGACATCGAGACCGCCCACGAGGAGGTCTCCGACCTCGCCTCCACGATTCCCGGCGTCCGTTCGGCACTGGAGGACGCCCACGAGGCCGCCGAGGCCGACCAAGAGGAAGAGGGAGAAGAGGAGGAAGAAGAGGAAGAGGAGGAGTGA
- a CDS encoding cupredoxin domain-containing protein, producing MTETPQPEAVDPRFGYIGTTDEEPPTEADHTVDLLIRERENAPIPEFYFEPTGLYVEPGDTVRFNLATPHHNVNAYHPAFGYTQRVPDEVPPYSSPILGVGEYWLYTFEREGVHNLMCAPHELFGMVGTVVVGSASGPGANPVGEAPGGERARPPEFTAALVLSDPAMDPENIVEQGSVSWDDLADESKRPLLRPVEEGGGGEETPTPTETATSTETATDTATSTATPTDSSM from the coding sequence ATGACCGAAACCCCACAGCCCGAGGCCGTCGACCCACGATTCGGCTACATCGGGACGACCGACGAGGAACCGCCCACGGAAGCCGACCACACCGTCGACCTGCTCATCCGCGAGCGCGAGAACGCCCCCATCCCGGAGTTCTACTTCGAGCCGACGGGGCTGTACGTCGAACCCGGCGACACCGTCCGGTTCAACCTCGCGACGCCGCATCACAACGTCAACGCCTACCACCCGGCCTTCGGCTACACCCAGCGCGTCCCCGACGAGGTGCCGCCGTACTCCTCGCCCATCCTCGGCGTGGGCGAGTACTGGCTCTACACGTTCGAGCGAGAGGGGGTCCACAATCTCATGTGTGCCCCGCACGAACTGTTCGGGATGGTCGGCACCGTCGTCGTCGGGTCGGCCTCGGGTCCGGGCGCGAACCCGGTCGGCGAGGCGCCCGGCGGCGAGCGCGCGCGGCCGCCGGAGTTCACCGCTGCCCTGGTCCTCAGTGACCCCGCGATGGACCCCGAGAACATCGTCGAGCAGGGGAGCGTCTCCTGGGATGACCTCGCCGACGAGAGCAAGCGGCCGCTCCTCCGCCCGGTCGAGGAGGGTGGTGGCGGCGAGGAGACACCCACGCCGACGGAGACCGCCACGTCGACCGAGACCGCGACGGACACGGCCACCTCAACTGCGACGCCGACCGACTCTTCGATGTAG